A DNA window from Pogona vitticeps strain Pit_001003342236 chromosome 2, PviZW2.1, whole genome shotgun sequence contains the following coding sequences:
- the MKRN2 gene encoding E3 ubiquitin-protein ligase makorin-2 isoform X1: MIYLQANHLLFANSTRKDSVPMELAAGVMGSTRTLHASAPPFYSLNCLPEQNIPITKSKVQEPGKREKKTLVLRDRDLCGSNEDRTRSSTVNDSAGCSVQMETPETKPHSYLEAICTGLKENDAEPGSSYTDGEQLCPYAAAGMCQFGDRCLYLHGQVCEICGLQVLHPFDPEQRKMHEKMCMAAFEHEMEKAFAIQASQDKVCSICMEVVYDKPSASERRFGILSNCNHTYCLSCIRQWRGVKQFENPIIKSCPECRVISEFVIPSVYWVEDQTKKNELIEAFKQGVGRKACKYFEQGKGTCPFGGRCLYLHAYPDGRRAEPEKPRKQLSSEGTVRFLNSVRLWDFIEDRETRTLPVATGIDDVAEIGELFMNLSGTDAGSTAPP; encoded by the exons GTGTCATGGGGAGTACAAGAACCCTTCATGCTTCGGCTCCACCATTCTACAGCCTTAACTGTCTGCCAGAGCAAAATATACCAATAACCAAAAGTAAAGTACAAGAACCTGGAAAACGGGAAAAGAAGACACTAGTGCTCAGGGACAGAG ATTTATGCGGATCAAATGAAGACAGGACAAGATCTAGCACTGTGAATGATTCTGCAGGTTGCAGTGTTCAAATGGAAACCCCAGAAACAAAACCACATTCATATTTGGAGGCTATTTGCACTGGGCTTAAAGAAAATGATgctgaaccaggaagttcatacACTGATGGTGAACAACTTTGTCCCTATGCGGCAGCTGGCATGTGTCAATTTGGTGATAGGTGTCTCTACCTCCATGGACAAGTGTGTGAAATCTGTGGGTTGCAAGTACTTCATCCCTTTGACCCAGAGCAGAGAAAGATGCATGAGAAG ATGTGCATGGCTGCCTTCGAACATGAGATGGAGAAGGCCTTTGCCATTCAGGCAAGTCAGGACAAAGTATGTAGTATCTGCATGGAAGTGGTGTATGACAAGCCCTCAGCCTCGGAAAGAAGATTTGGCATCCTGTCCAACTGCAACCACACCTACTGTTTGTCCTGCATCCGGCAGTGGAGGGGAGTGAAGCAGTTTGAGAATCCCATCATAAA GTCCTGTCCAGAATGTCGTGTGATCTCAGAATTTGTGATTCCTAGTGTCTACTGGGTAGAAGACCAGACCAAAAAGAATGAGCTGATTGAAGCATTTAAGCAGGGAGTGGG GAGAAAGGCCTGCAAGTATTTTGAGCAGGGTAAGGGAACCTGTCCCTTTGGGGGAAGGTGTCTATACCTCCATGCCTACCCAGATGGGAGGCGGGCTGAGCCAGAGAAACCTCGTAAACAACTGAGCTCTGAGGGGACCGTCCGG ttccTTAATTCTGTTCGTCTCTGGGATTTTATTGAAGACCGAGAAACCAGGACACTACCAGTTGCCACTGGCATCGATGATGTAGCTGAGATTGGAGAGCTTTTTATGAATCTTTCTGGAACAGATGCTGGATCTACTGCTCCTCCCTAG